The following coding sequences are from one Shewanella eurypsychrophilus window:
- a CDS encoding winged helix-turn-helix domain-containing protein, which yields MQKITPYLELDEEAKQLVDRAENKTITLTPSESAVLNQLIISLGVVCTKEDLLAAGWVDRVVAATSLTQCISTLRKKLEPYPEVVLRTIAGRGYQLNVSNRSHIKMLAVNDPVAVRDAIVDVSLLVKISGIVIAVMLMTYLWYSSDYHGLVKNAGTWNSEKTIQLNIGGIKQEVPLFYKDDVTHLHPSMWQKHLAPESNHLAQLTPYSGYAATDGNYYSMAVCPDYDKKGCPGHGLINIAATDLTPAGLNMDSFAELTKSMEQRIRYNRVIIPPTELGSSHFIEHHYHADIYYPVKGEMLVRSDISLSLIYEDDNSGKFYSAACVTDEGCLTTPIKYKVKGHFTQYREQIGELDVDVFQVKVSQKQLIKPDKVSSAAMPFYREIRKHEIIEEDLYFYRVYKDKETAVWIVPLLGNTVAWYKYDKVQI from the coding sequence GTGCAAAAAATCACTCCTTATCTGGAGTTAGACGAAGAAGCCAAGCAGTTGGTGGATCGCGCTGAAAATAAAACGATTACGCTGACTCCTTCAGAGTCGGCAGTATTAAATCAGCTTATAATTTCCTTAGGTGTTGTGTGCACTAAAGAGGACCTATTGGCCGCTGGTTGGGTTGATCGTGTTGTTGCTGCAACTTCACTGACTCAATGCATTAGTACCTTACGGAAAAAGTTGGAACCCTATCCTGAAGTTGTTTTAAGAACAATTGCTGGGCGAGGTTATCAGCTCAATGTGTCTAATCGTTCTCATATAAAAATGCTGGCGGTCAATGATCCTGTTGCAGTACGCGATGCGATTGTTGATGTGTCACTGTTGGTGAAAATCAGCGGCATCGTCATTGCTGTAATGTTGATGACCTATCTATGGTACAGCAGTGATTATCATGGTTTGGTAAAGAATGCTGGGACTTGGAACAGTGAAAAAACCATCCAGCTGAATATTGGCGGTATAAAACAAGAGGTACCACTGTTCTATAAGGATGATGTGACCCATCTTCATCCCAGTATGTGGCAGAAACACTTAGCTCCAGAGAGTAACCACCTAGCCCAGTTAACGCCATATAGTGGATATGCTGCTACCGATGGTAATTACTACTCTATGGCTGTGTGCCCTGATTATGATAAGAAGGGCTGCCCAGGACATGGATTAATCAATATAGCTGCTACCGATCTTACGCCTGCCGGTTTGAATATGGATAGCTTTGCTGAGTTGACCAAGAGCATGGAGCAGAGGATCCGCTATAACCGAGTGATCATTCCTCCTACAGAGTTAGGCAGTTCCCATTTTATTGAACATCACTACCACGCCGATATTTACTATCCGGTAAAAGGTGAGATGTTAGTTCGATCCGATATCAGCCTGTCTTTAATCTATGAAGATGATAATAGTGGTAAGTTTTACTCGGCGGCCTGTGTGACCGATGAAGGCTGCTTGACCACGCCGATAAAATATAAAGTGAAGGGACATTTTACTCAGTACAGAGAGCAGATTGGCGAGCTAGATGTTGATGTGTTTCAGGTTAAGGTGTCACAGAAGCAGTTAATTAAACCCGATAAAGTGAGCTCAGCGGCAATGCCATTTTATCGAGAGATCAGAAAGCATGAAATTATAGAGGAAGATCTCTATTTTTATCGTGTCTACAAAGACAAAGAAACTGCCGTCTGGATTGTGCCATTACTGGGTAATACGGTAGCTTGGTATAAGTACGATAAAGTGCAGATTTAG
- a CDS encoding ABC transporter permease subunit, producing the protein MFMNISRLKRSPVVIIAKKEIKDSLRNRWGMFISIIFLVLSLSVTFAGSAIRGELSLPEISALMSSLSTIAVFIIPLAAMLISYDAFVGEDEAGTLLLLLSYPLTRGQILLGKLLGHGVIMGLTITSAFGFTCILLLFIGNGYKTIDTIILFTQFIGSSIMLAITFILFGYIVSLKATEKAKAVATVLLLWFLFVLIYDLLLLTLLIADLSFISQPMINFLLVLNPTDLYRAMNVSGLDVGGGGLSVFAETGWGIFGLVVAMLSWIIGLMGVSYTIFKKRPL; encoded by the coding sequence ATGTTTATGAATATTAGCCGGTTAAAGCGCTCCCCTGTCGTGATTATTGCCAAAAAAGAGATCAAAGATTCGCTTAGGAATCGCTGGGGAATGTTTATATCTATCATCTTCTTAGTGCTTTCGTTGAGCGTGACTTTTGCCGGTAGCGCTATTCGGGGTGAACTGTCGCTGCCAGAAATCTCAGCATTGATGTCTAGTCTGTCGACGATTGCCGTCTTTATCATTCCGCTTGCCGCTATGTTGATTAGCTATGATGCCTTTGTTGGAGAGGATGAGGCTGGGACGCTATTGTTATTGCTCTCTTATCCTTTGACACGAGGACAGATATTGCTAGGTAAGCTACTGGGGCATGGGGTGATCATGGGATTAACGATCACTTCAGCCTTTGGTTTTACCTGCATATTGCTATTGTTCATCGGGAACGGCTATAAGACTATCGATACGATCATCCTGTTTACTCAGTTTATCGGTAGTAGCATTATGCTCGCGATTACCTTTATTTTATTTGGCTATATTGTCAGTTTGAAGGCGACAGAAAAGGCCAAAGCGGTCGCAACGGTTTTGTTACTTTGGTTTCTTTTTGTACTTATTTATGACCTGCTTTTGTTAACCTTACTTATTGCCGATCTTTCATTTATCAGTCAGCCAATGATTAACTTCTTACTGGTGTTAAACCCAACGGATCTGTACCGCGCGATGAATGTCTCTGGTTTAGATGTTGGTGGGGGAGGTCTTTCTGTATTTGCTGAAACTGGCTGGGGGATTTTTGGCCTTGTTGTTGCTATGTTGAGCTGGATAATCGGTTTAATGGGAGTGAGTTATACCATTTTTAAGAAGCGACCTCTTTAA
- a CDS encoding ABC transporter ATP-binding protein: MNNGLAVTGRNIRHEFGHFLALDDVSFDLPQGQTMALLGHNGAGKSTLIKILLGLITPLSGEINILGRTVSQHGARADLRIGYLPENVSFYDKLTGEEILTYFAELKGVSASKVSKLIEEFGLGYAKDRQLKTYSKGMAQRLGFAQAILCEPELLLLDEPTVGLDPSASQFLYTKIDELKQQGTAVIVCTHELSLIENNIDHALILARGKSLAFGNMSLLRQQSKLKVKITSPTLSQVISQSERLKRLYRNEALYVDRDEKADLLRYLTSQHGVFDLSILEPGLAEIYRYYNDQTSESLSLSK; encoded by the coding sequence ATGAATAACGGTCTTGCTGTAACAGGACGAAATATTAGACATGAGTTTGGTCATTTTTTGGCGCTAGACGATGTTAGCTTCGATCTACCTCAGGGTCAGACCATGGCTTTATTGGGTCATAACGGTGCCGGTAAGTCGACATTGATTAAGATCTTACTTGGACTGATCACCCCCTTGAGTGGTGAAATAAATATCCTTGGTCGAACGGTCTCCCAGCATGGTGCTAGGGCAGATCTTCGTATTGGCTACCTTCCTGAAAATGTAAGTTTTTACGATAAGTTGACTGGCGAGGAGATCTTAACTTACTTTGCCGAGTTAAAAGGTGTCAGTGCGAGCAAGGTCAGCAAGCTTATCGAGGAGTTCGGACTTGGGTATGCCAAAGATCGTCAGCTGAAAACCTATTCGAAAGGGATGGCTCAGCGCCTGGGTTTTGCTCAGGCTATTTTATGTGAACCTGAGCTGCTGCTACTCGATGAACCCACAGTCGGCTTAGATCCCAGCGCTTCACAATTCCTCTATACGAAGATTGATGAGTTAAAGCAGCAGGGGACAGCTGTGATTGTTTGTACCCATGAGCTGTCTTTGATTGAAAATAATATTGATCATGCACTTATTTTAGCAAGAGGGAAAAGTTTAGCCTTCGGTAACATGAGCTTACTTCGTCAGCAAAGTAAGCTAAAGGTTAAAATCACCTCTCCAACACTCAGTCAGGTAATATCGCAATCAGAGCGTTTGAAGCGTCTTTATCGAAATGAAGCCCTCTATGTAGATAGAGACGAGAAAGCAGATTTATTACGGTATTTAACTTCTCAGCATGGTGTATTCGATCTGTCCATTTTGGAGCCAGGGCTTGCAGAAATTTATCGTTATTATAATGATCAGACAAGTGAAAGCTTAAGTCTGTCAAAGTAA
- the nosD gene encoding nitrous oxide reductase family maturation protein NosD: MLRYGLFIFLMAFSSLSLAKIIEIHDTDSFVYHLKHAHSGDQLQLKPGLYQGQFEISNTVSIFSLDKVIIDALGKGSAFTISSPDVTITGLTIQNWGADHYESDAGILGLKGADRLHISNNTLIGDGFGIYARNVNEIQITSNVIKGNPELFILDRGDGIHLRHVNSASINDNVISQVRDGIYLESTESSKIFGNRFFDQQYGIHYMYSKFDEAANNQSYRVDGGYALMNSEQIHLHHNKVWAALDFGILLNMTKNSLVESNKVEQIINPAEEVLPGKEGKGIFIYGARDNTVRGNRFSHSDIGFYMAMGGEGNQVYENLFIDNFSQVKYVGNKRLEWSKDGKGNYWSGYLGWDHNLDGIGNTPYRPNDNIDKLFWLYPEASFLMDSPIVAVLRWADKQFELGDESGIIDSYPLLQ; this comes from the coding sequence ATGCTCCGCTATGGGCTATTTATTTTTCTGATGGCTTTCTCTAGCTTATCTCTGGCTAAGATTATTGAAATCCATGACACAGACTCTTTTGTTTATCACTTGAAGCATGCGCATTCAGGTGATCAACTGCAATTAAAACCAGGCCTTTATCAAGGTCAGTTTGAGATCAGCAACACAGTCTCTATCTTCAGCCTAGATAAGGTGATTATAGATGCGCTAGGTAAGGGGAGCGCCTTCACCATCTCATCTCCTGATGTAACGATTACCGGATTAACAATACAGAATTGGGGCGCAGATCATTATGAGAGTGATGCAGGCATTCTTGGGTTAAAGGGTGCCGATCGCCTGCACATTAGTAACAACACCTTAATCGGTGATGGCTTTGGTATCTATGCCAGAAATGTTAACGAGATACAGATCACTTCTAATGTCATCAAGGGCAATCCTGAACTATTTATACTCGATAGAGGGGATGGGATCCATCTTAGGCATGTTAACTCCGCCTCCATTAACGATAATGTCATTTCTCAGGTTCGAGATGGTATCTATTTAGAGTCTACAGAGAGTAGCAAGATATTCGGTAATCGTTTTTTTGATCAGCAATACGGCATTCATTATATGTATTCCAAATTCGATGAGGCGGCGAATAATCAAAGCTATAGAGTCGATGGTGGCTATGCCTTGATGAACTCTGAACAGATTCACTTGCACCATAATAAGGTCTGGGCTGCGTTAGATTTTGGTATTTTGCTCAATATGACAAAAAATTCATTAGTTGAGTCCAATAAAGTCGAGCAGATTATTAATCCCGCAGAAGAGGTGTTGCCAGGAAAAGAGGGTAAAGGGATATTTATCTACGGCGCTCGTGATAATACGGTGCGGGGAAATCGATTTTCTCACTCTGATATCGGCTTCTATATGGCGATGGGAGGAGAGGGTAATCAGGTTTATGAAAACCTGTTTATTGATAACTTTAGCCAGGTAAAATATGTTGGTAATAAGCGACTTGAGTGGAGTAAAGATGGTAAGGGCAACTACTGGAGTGGATACCTTGGTTGGGATCACAATTTAGATGGGATTGGCAATACTCCCTATAGGCCAAATGATAATATAGATAAGCTATTTTGGCTTTACCCAGAAGCCAGCTTTTTAATGGATAGCCCAATTGTTGCAGTACTTAGATGGGCCGATAAACAGTTTGAGCTTGGTGATGAGAGCGGCATTATTGATAGTTACCCTCTATTACAATAA
- a CDS encoding nitrous oxide reductase accessory protein NosL, whose amino-acid sequence MKQLIILCLILPFLFACSQSENDTPKQQAEMIHQHDRCHQCGMMIKKYPGPKGQVHLRGESLVPKFCSTRDMFSFALQPENERQISSLMVHNMAITDWDHPVDSSFIDAKTAWYVYGTSKQAVMGPAIVPFESKDTAEQFAREFGGAVLQFEDIDLELIMGN is encoded by the coding sequence ATGAAACAACTCATTATATTATGCTTAATACTGCCGTTTCTTTTTGCTTGTAGTCAGAGTGAAAATGATACGCCAAAACAGCAAGCCGAAATGATCCATCAGCATGACCGCTGTCACCAGTGTGGCATGATGATCAAGAAATATCCTGGCCCCAAAGGTCAGGTTCACCTGCGGGGAGAGTCGTTAGTCCCTAAGTTCTGTTCTACGCGTGATATGTTTAGCTTTGCACTTCAGCCTGAAAATGAACGTCAAATATCAAGTCTGATGGTGCACAATATGGCGATTACTGATTGGGATCATCCAGTAGATTCAAGTTTTATCGATGCTAAGACAGCTTGGTATGTATATGGCACGAGTAAGCAGGCGGTAATGGGCCCAGCGATTGTTCCATTTGAGTCAAAAGACACTGCTGAGCAATTTGCCAGGGAGTTTGGTGGAGCTGTGTTGCAATTTGAAGATATCGACCTTGAACTCATTATGGGGAACTAA
- the nrfD gene encoding NrfD/PsrC family molybdoenzyme membrane anchor subunit, producing MDGSMEFTMGLSDGIAWPWPIAVYLFFAGISGGAIATAIFIRFYKGQTENTPFYKAAALISLVTISLGMLCLVLDLTNPLFFWRILVFYNLNSVMSLGVIALTAYIPLVALITLFAFEDEIRKIPALGMLLPIIDKLKAVRRPCEVVVLVLAMAVCAYTGFLISALIRFPIINTSVLPALFIASGISAGAASAKMLAVSMFKEELHSQDMKLLHGAEWPIMAAEILFIFMIAMSLFSGNAGMQSAFSAFHTGDWAGVFWLGVVGVGFAGPLLLNFATSKRFSHSAQAFYASGVCAVSGMMCLRLFIIYAGQNYSI from the coding sequence ATGGATGGTTCAATGGAATTCACTATGGGGCTATCTGATGGTATCGCATGGCCTTGGCCTATTGCGGTATACCTGTTCTTTGCAGGGATCTCAGGTGGCGCTATAGCAACGGCGATATTTATTCGTTTCTATAAAGGGCAGACAGAAAATACGCCATTTTATAAAGCTGCTGCACTAATCTCTTTAGTGACAATCAGCTTAGGCATGCTTTGTTTGGTTTTAGATTTAACTAACCCGCTGTTCTTCTGGCGAATATTAGTTTTCTACAACCTTAACTCAGTGATGTCGCTAGGTGTTATTGCGCTGACTGCTTATATTCCACTGGTTGCCTTGATCACACTGTTCGCATTTGAAGATGAGATACGTAAGATCCCAGCTCTGGGTATGTTACTGCCAATCATCGACAAGCTAAAAGCAGTACGTCGCCCCTGTGAAGTGGTGGTATTGGTTTTAGCAATGGCGGTGTGTGCTTATACAGGTTTCTTGATCTCAGCATTAATCCGTTTCCCTATCATTAATACCTCTGTACTGCCGGCGCTATTCATTGCCTCTGGTATTTCAGCTGGGGCGGCAAGTGCAAAAATGCTTGCTGTATCAATGTTTAAGGAAGAGCTGCATAGTCAGGATATGAAACTGCTTCATGGGGCTGAATGGCCAATCATGGCAGCTGAGATTCTGTTTATCTTTATGATAGCTATGTCTCTGTTCTCTGGTAATGCCGGTATGCAAAGTGCTTTTTCTGCTTTCCATACGGGGGACTGGGCGGGTGTATTCTGGCTGGGTGTTGTGGGCGTAGGTTTTGCTGGCCCGCTATTACTCAACTTTGCAACGAGTAAGCGTTTTAGCCACTCAGCGCAAGCCTTTTATGCATCGGGTGTATGTGCGGTCAGTGGCATGATGTGCCTACGACTATTTATCATCTATGCAGGTCAAAATTATTCTATCTAA
- a CDS encoding 4Fe-4S dicluster domain-containing protein: MSENIERRRFLKCLGASSLILAPLGCSSVKEESDANKPHYVMVFDQNKCTGCGECKEACNKANNLPEGKSRMILEQQSGGVIGEKCPHCGKTECDCERKFVRVSCQQCKNAPCVTVCPTGAAHRDEKTGIVTMNADKCAGCKYCIGACPYDARFINKETDVADNCDFCLESKLAIGELPACVQQCRYDALIFGDANDPTSYVSKLLRVKDSVRMKPGFGTEPSLRYIPIVKVGV; this comes from the coding sequence GTGAGTGAGAATATAGAGAGACGGAGGTTCCTAAAATGCTTAGGAGCCAGCTCTTTGATACTAGCTCCCTTAGGGTGTAGTTCGGTCAAAGAGGAGTCTGACGCAAATAAACCTCACTATGTAATGGTGTTTGACCAAAACAAGTGTACAGGTTGTGGTGAGTGTAAAGAGGCGTGTAACAAGGCCAATAATCTACCTGAAGGCAAGTCTCGCATGATATTGGAGCAGCAGTCTGGTGGCGTTATTGGTGAGAAGTGTCCTCATTGCGGCAAAACAGAGTGTGATTGCGAACGTAAGTTTGTACGCGTCTCTTGCCAGCAATGTAAAAACGCTCCTTGTGTCACGGTATGTCCAACTGGTGCAGCCCATAGAGATGAGAAAACGGGTATTGTCACCATGAACGCCGATAAATGTGCGGGTTGTAAGTACTGTATCGGTGCCTGCCCATATGACGCGCGTTTTATCAATAAAGAGACCGATGTTGCCGATAACTGTGACTTCTGTTTGGAAAGCAAGTTGGCTATAGGTGAGCTGCCAGCATGTGTCCAACAGTGTCGCTATGATGCATTGATCTTTGGTGATGCCAACGATCCGACCTCCTATGTGAGCAAGTTGCTCAGGGTGAAGGATTCGGTTCGAATGAAGCCTGGTTTTGGTACCGAGCCGAGTTTGCGCTACATACCTATTGTTAAGGTGGGGGTATAG
- a CDS encoding tetratricopeptide repeat protein, whose amino-acid sequence MNSLVVGIAITLSAFIALLWRHHLQCLRHCEVDNREVGSNAFSPSSVDFKIPAALSIAIIFVCSTLYSQLGRFSEWDKAVVDENIDYLIAADINRNARRASEQPTNEIALLNLAQSYADGGLYRESVSTLDELLELTGEDAGVLGMKANALYYRDGREMNLAVTLVLKRALALDKHEYQSRLLLATHAYLHGDYEHAIEQWQLLLMSDSQSFNRESINNAILKAEQNISNRSVTTTE is encoded by the coding sequence ATGAATAGTCTTGTTGTTGGGATCGCAATTACTCTGTCAGCTTTTATCGCATTGTTATGGCGACATCATCTCCAGTGCTTGCGCCATTGTGAAGTTGATAACAGAGAAGTGGGCAGTAATGCATTTAGCCCAAGCTCTGTAGATTTCAAGATCCCAGCAGCACTATCCATAGCGATCATATTTGTTTGTAGCACACTTTATTCTCAGTTAGGGCGCTTCTCTGAGTGGGATAAGGCTGTGGTAGATGAAAATATTGATTATCTGATCGCCGCAGATATCAATCGAAATGCACGTCGTGCAAGTGAACAACCAACCAATGAAATTGCATTATTAAATCTGGCTCAATCTTATGCTGATGGCGGACTTTATCGTGAGTCTGTGAGTACGCTCGATGAGCTACTTGAGCTAACAGGAGAGGATGCTGGCGTGTTGGGTATGAAAGCCAATGCACTTTATTACCGAGATGGCCGTGAGATGAACTTAGCGGTCACCTTAGTACTGAAAAGAGCGCTAGCACTCGATAAGCATGAATACCAATCACGATTACTACTTGCGACTCATGCCTATCTTCATGGTGACTATGAGCATGCCATTGAGCAGTGGCAGCTTTTACTTATGAGTGATAGCCAAAGCTTCAATCGTGAGTCGATTAATAATGCAATTTTGAAAGCCGAGCAAAATATATCTAATCGTTCAGTGACGACAACTGAGTAA
- a CDS encoding FKBP-type peptidyl-prolyl cis-trans isomerase encodes MTNMTKTSLAVITGLSLFVSGFSMASDEISSDLQKESYSIGASLGKYVSSQIYGQTQLGIDVDVDLVIQGVLDSLKGEQKFSDEEILTLLNQRAEQLNSAREARDERIAQESLKAGKDYLANNKKSGQVTETESGLQYEVLTMGKGRIANPEDVVTVHYKGTLVDGTEFDSTYERDEPNRFALMSVIEGWQEGITLMPEGSTFKFSIPAELAYGEKQVGIIPPSSTLIFEVELVKVEEPGENSHGMGLSGMGMGGMMGKGKAH; translated from the coding sequence ATGACAAATATGACTAAAACTTCCCTTGCTGTGATCACTGGCCTCTCTCTGTTTGTATCTGGATTCAGTATGGCGAGTGATGAGATAAGTAGCGACTTACAGAAAGAGTCCTACAGCATAGGTGCATCATTAGGAAAGTATGTCTCTAGCCAGATATATGGTCAGACACAGTTAGGTATCGATGTGGACGTAGATCTTGTTATTCAAGGTGTGCTCGATTCACTCAAGGGCGAGCAGAAGTTCTCCGATGAGGAAATACTAACTCTATTGAATCAGCGTGCAGAACAGTTAAACAGTGCGCGTGAAGCCAGAGATGAGCGTATTGCCCAAGAGAGCCTTAAAGCCGGTAAAGATTATCTGGCGAACAACAAGAAAAGTGGTCAGGTCACAGAGACCGAATCTGGCCTGCAGTATGAAGTGCTGACTATGGGCAAGGGTCGTATAGCCAATCCGGAAGATGTAGTGACGGTTCACTACAAAGGAACCTTGGTCGACGGAACAGAATTTGATAGTACATATGAGAGAGATGAGCCAAACCGATTTGCACTGATGAGTGTTATCGAAGGCTGGCAAGAGGGGATCACACTGATGCCAGAGGGGTCGACCTTTAAATTCTCTATTCCTGCAGAGCTTGCCTATGGTGAGAAACAAGTCGGCATTATTCCTCCAAGCTCAACACTCATTTTTGAAGTTGAATTGGTAAAAGTTGAGGAGCCTGGTGAGAACTCTCACGGCATGGGTCTTAGCGGTATGGGAATGGGTGGAATGATGGGAAAGGGTAAGGCTCATTAA
- a CDS encoding rhodanese-like domain-containing protein, whose translation MNKALGQIIVSIALLLSTATCFAGSGSEFGPAQVYEYQLNPISMMEAETLVGKEGVYFYDVNTLELWAEGYIPGAIYFNVKDWKKLLPENKDTVMVFYCANRLCNASEIAARAVMKQGYTGVRHMYDGIYGWRLSNRITAKP comes from the coding sequence ATGAACAAAGCACTTGGTCAAATCATAGTTTCAATCGCTTTACTCTTGAGTACTGCAACCTGCTTTGCTGGCAGTGGTTCAGAATTTGGCCCCGCCCAAGTCTATGAATACCAGCTTAACCCCATTTCCATGATGGAGGCGGAAACGCTAGTGGGTAAGGAAGGAGTCTACTTTTACGATGTGAATACATTGGAACTTTGGGCTGAGGGATATATCCCTGGTGCTATCTATTTCAATGTTAAAGATTGGAAAAAGCTACTGCCAGAGAATAAAGATACCGTCATGGTTTTTTACTGTGCCAACCGATTATGTAATGCCAGTGAGATTGCGGCCAGAGCCGTGATGAAACAGGGATATACCGGTGTCAGGCATATGTATGACGGCATATATGGATGGCGTTTATCAAACCGTATTACTGCAAAGCCATAA
- a CDS encoding multiheme c-type cytochrome: MRRWKHKVALSVLFCFGAIANANAAGKYDSIPQMGKTAKESIANYQGTERINGVKTLQDYIVQEEELFDFLFENHPMFKYQESGNLVGDYHISDRGEEYLDTGHSPSYSKGVGKPRAVQYRLGAKSILDYPNNFVGPEKCAECHATQYEKWQRSRHAKTIRFPGEHPEVDNDIEQTMYGTKDTSILPDGVTPDAIYATVGTPRTKYGFIDAWLVRGTYHIEGGLLKDGTGKMVAGANQFSRGWAEWLTPEMAKKINDVIPAFPTTLEAFGASGSHQKGMSSYGAKYREAMLFQPASSYCEICHSFKFDFQSQQEYFDALGDPKKLQEHTISKGIACEECHGAGGHLDGGTGGMESNCERCHQRFQYDPTLQDTPEAQLKGEYAFGVKMKSLCPSCGTEGSQMYNSVHYEKGMRCTTCHDPHEVTDGDWKSGFTKPKLKKDCKDCHAAQTLIADNTDTHNKQTCQSCHMPNMGSCENFKAMQFPDQAGFDAVRKSHMWKIDVDPTRKTLNPPEGQPRTGGPEGVKGWTVAKNEEGRNYLDLMWSCARTAISDHDVVENKGCHSQFQSELEVGLHYEDQLEIYGEVMKWQKPVKEVYAKVEQALVRIDQLLEVTKLSTEDKTQVLMLAEKAQETVELIKKDGSWGVHGFRYSQKRLDAALTYVTQAQNILDGTGYAAK, encoded by the coding sequence ATGAGACGATGGAAACACAAGGTAGCGCTAAGCGTGCTGTTTTGTTTTGGTGCCATTGCCAATGCGAACGCTGCTGGTAAGTATGACAGCATACCTCAAATGGGAAAAACGGCTAAAGAGTCTATAGCCAACTACCAAGGTACAGAGCGGATAAATGGGGTTAAAACACTGCAGGATTATATCGTGCAAGAGGAGGAGTTGTTTGATTTCCTTTTCGAAAACCATCCCATGTTTAAATATCAAGAGTCGGGCAATCTTGTGGGTGATTACCACATTAGTGACCGTGGTGAAGAGTATCTAGATACAGGCCATAGCCCTTCATACAGTAAAGGTGTCGGTAAGCCCCGTGCCGTACAGTATCGTTTGGGTGCAAAATCTATTCTAGATTACCCAAATAACTTCGTTGGCCCTGAAAAATGTGCCGAATGTCACGCGACTCAATATGAGAAGTGGCAACGTTCGCGTCATGCTAAAACAATTCGTTTCCCAGGAGAGCATCCTGAGGTTGATAACGATATTGAACAGACAATGTATGGCACTAAAGATACCTCTATCTTGCCAGATGGTGTTACGCCAGATGCTATTTATGCGACCGTTGGTACCCCTCGTACCAAATATGGTTTCATCGATGCATGGCTAGTTCGTGGTACTTACCATATTGAGGGCGGTTTACTCAAAGATGGTACAGGCAAGATGGTTGCCGGTGCTAACCAGTTCTCTCGTGGTTGGGCAGAGTGGCTCACACCTGAGATGGCGAAGAAGATTAACGATGTTATTCCAGCCTTCCCTACAACGTTAGAAGCGTTTGGTGCTTCTGGTTCACACCAGAAAGGCATGAGCTCTTACGGTGCTAAATACCGTGAAGCTATGTTGTTCCAGCCTGCTAGTTCTTACTGTGAAATTTGTCACTCCTTCAAGTTTGATTTCCAAAGTCAGCAAGAGTATTTCGATGCTTTAGGTGATCCGAAGAAATTACAAGAGCACACTATTAGTAAGGGTATTGCTTGTGAAGAGTGTCATGGCGCAGGTGGTCACCTAGATGGTGGTACTGGCGGTATGGAATCTAACTGTGAACGTTGTCACCAGCGCTTCCAGTACGATCCGACTCTGCAAGACACACCTGAAGCTCAGTTAAAAGGTGAGTACGCATTTGGCGTGAAGATGAAGTCACTTTGTCCATCTTGTGGTACTGAAGGTTCACAGATGTACAACTCAGTGCACTATGAAAAAGGTATGCGCTGTACTACATGTCATGATCCACATGAAGTGACAGACGGTGATTGGAAGTCTGGTTTCACTAAGCCAAAGCTGAAGAAAGATTGTAAAGATTGTCACGCAGCTCAAACTTTGATTGCTGATAACACTGACACTCACAACAAGCAGACTTGTCAGAGCTGTCACATGCCTAACATGGGTAGCTGTGAGAACTTCAAAGCGATGCAGTTCCCTGATCAAGCTGGTTTTGATGCCGTTCGTAAGTCACACATGTGGAAGATTGACGTCGACCCAACTCGTAAGACGCTTAACCCACCAGAAGGTCAGCCACGTACTGGCGGACCAGAAGGTGTTAAAGGTTGGACTGTTGCTAAGAACGAAGAAGGTCGTAACTACTTAGATCTTATGTGGTCTTGTGCACGTACCGCTATCTCTGACCACGATGTGGTTGAGAACAAGGGTTGTCACAGCCAGTTCCAGTCTGAACTTGAAGTCGGCTTACATTACGAAGACCAGTTAGAGATTTACGGTGAAGTAATGAAGTGGCAAAAACCTGTTAAAGAGGTTTATGCCAAGGTTGAGCAAGCTCTTGTACGTATTGACCAGCTATTAGAAGTTACCAAGTTGTCTACTGAAGACAAGACACAGGTACTGATGCTTGCTGAGAAGGCACAAGAGACTGTTGAGCTAATCAAGAAAGATGGCTCTTGGGGTGTACACGGTTTCCGTTACAGCCAGAAGCGTCTAGATGCTGCACTTACTTATGTAACACAAGCGCAAAACATCTTAGATGGTACAGGTTACGCGGCTAAATAA